In Aspergillus flavus chromosome 3, complete sequence, one genomic interval encodes:
- a CDS encoding mitochondrial 37S ribosomal protein uS19m, which yields MPSSSRSESSKAQKLDNDSFVAFDHAAAGQYVLSIHLHPETVRNSHAVADGYVCESRRRIPHCSFLDLPIVTNYNSDGVRCTPSGSFIAKPCTPAEVAFYESCALHPAFAEFIPTYIGSLTSADGQQQPIALASAQPGAIVLPSSDSSEVSTAVATPQPNGEANAPDAAATTEKDWVPSGGKKIDTGLSIVLENVACGFKRPNVLDVKLGARLWADDAPLAKRTKLDNVSKETTSSSLGFRIAGMKVWTGVNGENDEGGKTDPYATKYEGSEGAKGEVIEKDGYRRYDKWYGRSFSDKNVKEGFETFLAGAKAGSVDRSKLIARRLADELKNLQEVLESEESRMYSASVLIVYEGDPEAMEIALEEEKKVKENPKEDSEEEDDESFELQVQQDGAYQVVDLPVGKDGQPQQAINISIDPETIQLGDTDIEEDEEEPPKVHDLRLIDFAHASWTPGQGPDENVLMGSKCTSFYLEMYPIRNQPSSCQQNVSHPCPPGAFRLERPKHCPSPSPPETPSSAEHTPDQDAKARSNNPP from the exons atgccatcttcttcgagGTCAGAAAGTTCCAAGGCTCAAAAGCTGGACAACGACAGTTTCGTCGCCTTCGACCATGCTGCGGCTGGACAGTACGTTCTCTCTATCCACCTCCACCCCGAAACAGTCCGGAATTCCCATGCGGTAGCAGATGGCTACGTATGTGAATCTCGAAGGCGCATACCACACTGCAGCTTCCTAGATTTACCAATAGTAACTAACTATAATAGTGACGGCGTTCGCTGTACTCCCTCCGGCTCTTTCATCGCGAAGCCTTGCACTCCCGCGGAAGTTGCGTTCTACGAGTCCTGCGCCCTCCACCCAGCTTTCGCCGAATTTATTCCGACCTACATCGGAAGTTTGACATCTGCAGATGGACAGCAACAGCCGATTGCGCTCGCCAGTGCCCAGCCGGGCGCTATCGTTCTTCCTAGCTCCGATTCGTCCGAGGTGTCGACCGCTGTCGCAACTCCCCAACCGAACGGAGAAGCAAATGCGCCCGACGCAGCCGCAACCACAGAAAAGGATTGGGTTCCATCAGGTGGAAAGAAGATCGACACGGGACTATCAATCGTGTTGGAGAATGTGGCATGTGGGTTCAAACGACCAAACGTCTTGGACGTCAAATTGGGCGCACGATTGTGGGCGGACGATGCGCCGCTTGCGAAGCGAACGAAGCTGGACAATGTGTCTAAGGAGACGACTAGCTCCAGTCTGGGGTTCCGAATTGCCGGGATGAAAGTGTGGACTGGTGTCAATGGGGAGAACGACGAAGGGGGCAAGACCGACCCGTATGCGACTAAATATGAGGGCTCAGAGGGCGCAAAGGGCGAGGTCATTGAAAAGGACGGCTATAGGCGTTACGATAAGTGGTACGGACGTTCATTCAGTGATAAGAATGTTAAGGAGGGGTTCGAGACTTTCCTTGCTGGTGCCAAGGCTGGTTCGGTTGACCGCTCGAAACTTATCGCCAGGAGACTGGCCGATGAACTAAAGAACTTGCAGGAGGTTCTCGAATCCGAAGAGAGTCGGATGTATTCTGCAAGTGTCTTGATCGTCTATGAGGGCGACCCAGAGGCGATGGAGATTGCActcgaggaggaaaagaaagtcaAAGAGAACCCCAAAGAGGACtcagaggaagaagacgatgagagTTTTGAGCTTCAAGTCCAGCAGGACGGCGCTTATCAAGTGGTGGATCTCCCGGTCGGGAAAGATGGCCAACCTCAGCAGGCTATCAATATCAGCATCGATCCGGAAACTATTCAGCTGGGTGACACTGAtattgaagaagacgaggaggaaccTCCGAAGGTGCATGATCTCCGTCTGATTGATTTTGCGCACGCCAGCTGGACACCCGGTCAGGGGCCGGACGAAAATGTACTCATGGGA AGTAAATGTACAAGTTTCTATCTGGAAATGTATCCAATA CGAAACCAACCCAGCAGCTGCCAACAAAATGTTTCCCACCCGTGCCCTCCTGGGGCGTTCCGTTTGGAAAG GCCCAAACATTGTCCC TCTCCCTCTCCCCCGGAAactccctcctccgccgaACACACCCCCGATCAAGACGCAAAAGCGCGGAGCAACAATCCTCCCTAA
- a CDS encoding transcription initiation factor TFIID 23-30kDa subunit-domain-containing protein produces the protein MADQAPSQTPVPPSSQPPPLSQTGSQEPSASSASTSGEPATSSGATALPKPDPDATDGPALDASIEQDIDLNASNDTKMTNANDAEDPTVGNPIQTATSVDAFAAAAAPSKKETSLREFLGKMDEYAPIIPDAVTAHYLTLAGLPPPGNGPNQTPPHLARLLALATQKFIADIAADSYQYARIRASNSSSASNPMGSLNAASGLGMPAGASGAGAASGAAGASGGDAGKGKANTHLGIQRPGFGGGGSGGSGQGRTVLTMEDLGMAVAEYGVSVKRGEFYR, from the exons ATGGCCGACCAAGCGCCATCACAGACTCCTGTCCCACCTTCGTCGCAACCACCACCTTTGTCACAGACTGGCTCCCAAGAACCTTCAGCATCATCTGCCTCAACATCTGGTGAACCAGCAACGTCGTCCGGAGCGACAGCTCTTCCGAAACCTGACCCCGATGCAACAGATGGTCCTGCCTTGGACGCTTCCATCGAACAAGATATCGATCTAAACGCAAGCAACGACACCAAAATGACAAACGCAAACGATGCGGAAGACCCTACCGTAGGGAATCCGATTCAAACTGCGACGTCAGTCGACGCTTTtgcggcggcagcagcgCCATCGAAGAAGGAGACGAGCTTGCGCGAGTTCCTGGGTAAAATGGATGAGTATGCGCCTATT ATCCCTGACGCTGTAACAGCACATTATCTTACCCTTGCCGGTCTACCACCCCCAGGAAATGGCCCCAACCAAACACCCCCACACTTGGCCCGACTTCTTGCTTTAGCAACCCAGAAATTTATCGCGGATATCGCCGCGGACTCCTACCAGTACGCGCGTATTCGGGCTTCTAATAGTTCCTCCGCCAGCAACCCAATGGGCAGTCTTAACGCTGCGTCGGGTCTCGGTATGCCCGCTGGTGCGTCTGGCGCAGGTGCAGCAAGTGGTGCTGCTGGCGCTTCGGGTGGAGATGCAGGCAAGGGCAAAGCCAATACACATTTGGGAATTCAAAGGCCCGGctttggcggtggtggcTCAGGAGGCTCAGGGCAGGGACGGACGGTGCTCACCATGGAAGATCTGGGAATGGCGGTTGCCGAGTACGGCGTGAGTGTTAAGAGAGGCGAGTTCTACCGGTAG
- a CDS encoding MYB DNA binding protein encodes MQTDLTVPNMVNTRAEGPSVDGQDSSELPPTSIPQDEDLNVAPKMSRPLEEDDGAVSPRASKKPRLKSEPGDLSLPPQPPTVVDQGPGNQIEEELASALGPSIVDTVERQDDKPSHIGTPAESAVAPEPNQDIDTDIATVISSIMNHAERVEEQCAIGQQQLADNSGQLAPKGMVFVKANSHLKIQSLPILDNLSTQILSLLAKSTYQDITSFVSEPDSENGQAYATMRSLFDHTKKVYSTKKSFLSATELELTESSQVDIIRKANLASFVSSIFGTQEIGFSELNDNFLDVFVPEGGRLLKVQGALFLELKTQAFIASMNNTERSRTELLYDLFPDDLEQRLLERRPGTRQLAPSETDFVNRAKSRRDILLNDINNEEAMKALPDKYHWEDFLRDLSSYVTKNFDTISNQQSKKITKGRQPSSSSGDTQEPSNAPLQGQFSVASQPPDVPVDRNMHGDLVARAARAAQIALQGHGLRRSQQQSQQQQQQQQQQQQQQQQQQQQQQQVQLHQQQPQPQQQTQQQQAPQQPQHPIQQQQQPQQQHVPHHPTQQGAQIYHGYAPAQPSGQLPPQQPPHHQQYQPSPTPPGYQPQPTQPTFQQGPIQANFQQYNHGAPVSMPGRPNSAAANHGYMPGIPHYSQSQPTQVLYERARMAASAKSSPSSRKSGLPSQRRPWTTEEENALMAGLDRVKGPHWSQILAMFGPGGTISEALKDRNQVQLKDKARNLKLFFLKSGIEVPYYLKFVTGELKTRAPAQAAKREARERQKKQGEEDKAHVEGIKGMMALAGAHPQPVALGHGHDGMSASPSLPPDAGAHAAFDQTAEQNLMQTLGQEVHGDQFGQHQHHQHQHQHHQHQHHPHHQDPVDPNMHLGQ; translated from the exons ATGCAGACCGACTTGACTGTTCCTAACATGGTGAACACACGAGCTGAAGGGCCGTCTGTCGATGGGCAAGACTCTTCTGAGCTTCCTCCAACTTCTATCCCCCAGGATGAGGATCTCAATG tcGCCCCGAAAATGTCCCGGCCCctcgaggaagacgacgGTGCAGTCTCTCCCCGAGCCTCCAAGAAGCCGCGCCTCAAGTCGGAGCCAGGAGACCTCTCACTCCCACCACAACCGCCCACTGTTGTGGACCAAGGACCAGGAAATCAGATCGAAGAAGAGTTGGCCTCGGCCCTGGGTCCTAGTATAGTCGACACGGTAGAACGCCAAGATGACAAACCTAGTCACATCGGGACCCCTGCCGAAAGCGCAGTGGCACCGGAACCCAACCAGGACATTGATACGGATATAGCTACAGTCATTTCAAGCATCATGAACCATGCGGAACGGGTCGAGGAACAATGCGCTATCGGGCAGCAGCAATTGGCAGATAATTCTGGCCAGTTGGCTCCAAAAGGAATGGTATTTGTCAAAGCAAATTCCCACCTTAAAATTCAAAGTTTGCCCATTCTTGACAACCTA TCTACCCAAATTCTATCTCTGCTGGCAAAATCGACTTATCAGGATATCACCTCGTTTGTCTCCGAGCCGGATTCCGAAAATGGACAAGCTTATGCTACCATGAGGTCGCTTTTTGACCACACCAAGAAAGTGTATTCAACCAAAAAGTCCTTCCTGTCTGCTACCGAACTTGAGCTCACAGAGTCTTCTCAAGTCGACATCATCAGGAAGGCCAACCTTGCCTCGTTTGTCTCCAGCATCTTTGGAACACAAGAGATTGGATTCTCCGAACTAAATGATAACTTCCTCGATGTTTTTGTTCCGGAGGGTGGTCGTCTACTTAAGGTACAAGGAGCTCTCTTCTTAGAGCTGAAAACACAGGCTTTCATTGCCTCAATGAATAACACGGAACGATCACGGACTGAGCTGTTGTACGACTTATTTCCCGATGACTTAGAGCAGCGTCTGCTTGAAAGACGTCCAGGAACTCGTCAACTTGCTCCAAGCGAAACTGATTTTGTGAATCGCGCCAAGTCGCGCCGTGATATCCTCCTCAACGATATCAACAATGAAGAAGCGATGAAGGCCTTGCCAGACAAGTATCATTGGGAAGATTTCCTCAGGGATCTAAGCTCTTATGTCACCAAGAATTTCGATACGATCAGTAATCAGCAG TCAAAAAAGATAACCAAAGGACGTCAGCCATCCTCTTCGAGCGGGGACACGCAAGAGCCAAGCAACGCTCCCCTTCAAGGCCAATTTTCAGTtgcttctcagcctcctGACGTTCCCGTTGACAGAAACATGCACGGTGATCTCGTTGCTCGCGCTGCTCGTGCAGCACAGATTGCATTGCAGGGCCATGGGCTGAGACGCTCTCAGCAGCAGtcacagcaacagcagcagcagcagcaacaacaacaacagcaacagcaacaacaacagcaacaacaacaacaggtACAGCTTCACCAACAGCAACCTCAGCCCCAACAACAaacccagcagcagcaggcgCCTCAGCAGCCTCAACATCCCattcaacagcagcagcaaccccAGCAGCAACATGTACCTCATCACCCAACCCAGCAAGGTGCACAAATCTATCACGGCTATGCTCCTGCTCAACCAAGTGGCCAGCTTCCACCTCAgcagcctcctcatcatcagcagTATCAGCCAAGTCCTACACCCCCAGGTTATCAACCACAGCCCACGCAGCCTACCTTTCAGCAGGGACCAATCCAGGCGAATTTCCAACAATATAACCATGGCGCCCCAGTCTCCATGCCTGGAAGGCCAAATTCTGCAGCTGCCAATCATGGGTATATGCCTGGCATCCCTCATTATTCGCAGTCGCAGCCGACTCAAGTCCTCTACGAGCGGGCTCGTATGGCAGCATCGGCGAAGTCATCCCCCAGTAGCCGCAAGTCAGGCCTACCAAGCCAGCGTAGACCTTGGAcaacagaagaggaaaatgCATTGATGGCTGGTCTAGATCGTGTCAAGGGGCCCCACTGGAGTCAGATTCTAGCAATGTTTGGCCCTGGAGGTACTATTAGTGAAGCACTGAAAGATCGGAATCAGGTTCAGCTCAAAGACAAGGCACGCAACCTGAAACTTTTCTTCCTTAAGAGTGGAATCGAAGTTCCCTACTACCTGAAGTTCGTTACTGGTGAATTAAAAACTCGTGCACCCGCTCAGGCTGCCAAGCGTGAAGCACGAGAGCGGCAGAAGAAGCAAGGTGAAGAGGACAAAGCTCATGTCGAAGGAATCAAAGGAATGATGGCCCTAGCTGGCGCACACCCTCAGCCGGTTGCCTTAGGCCACGGTCATGACGGCATGTCTGCATCTCCCAGTCTGCCACCTGATGCTGGTGCTCATGCAGCATTCGATCAAACCGCTGAGCAGAATTTGATGCAAACCCTTGGTCAGGAGGTGCATGGAGATCAGTTCGGACAACAccagcatcatcaacatcaacatcaacatcatcagcaccagcaccacccaCATCATCAGGATCCTGTTGATCCAAATATGCATCTTGGACAGTAG
- a CDS encoding putative serine/threonine-protein kinase nrc-2 (serine/threonine protein kinase (Nrc-2)) gives MTQLFASSPSNVSNEKRGSFPSLSLPSKKHTNESSHLPTKIKNFFRINSSSSNSSHHSHSHSGDRDREGSPHTGAKTESKSAFRQSRFLPTIGRNRSTTVASEGNPLDEGVSPTATANPYFVHQGQPSLQHRNDGSEPSSPPDTPELQVDGVSAAEQATTANKTELARKLRRVASAPNAQGLFARGDNDGRPQTAETGNQPPVEETDSQITIAEDTVGSLAVPKLGADGKIPSPGEIRNQVAFRRTYSSNSIKIRNVEVGPSSFDKIKLIGKGDVGKVYLVREKKTSRLYAMKVLSKKEMIKRNKIKRALAEQEILATSNHPFIVTLYHSFQSEDYLYLCMEYCSGGEFFRALQTRPGKCISEDAARFYAAEVTAALEYLHLMGFIYRDLKPENILLHQSGHIMLSDFDLSKQSGPGGAPTMIPGRSGNSTTSLPTIDTKSCIADFRTNSFVGTEEYIAPEVIKGCGHTSAVDWWTLGILIYEMLYGTTPFKGKNRNATFGNILRDDVPFPEHGGAQQISNMCKSLIRKLLIKDETKRLGARAGASDVKTHPFFRQTQWALIRHMKPPMIPHQSRGTDTLNFRNVKESASVDIGGSNPTKMKGVPMDSGLATPNGEVNDPFEEFNSVTLHHDGDM, from the exons ATGACCCAACTTTTTGCCTCCAGTCCGTCCAATGTGTCGAACGAGAAACGTGGAAGCTTCCCTAGCCTCTCTCTCCCGTCCAAAAAACATACCAATGAGTCGAGCCATCTCCCGACAAAGATCAAGAACTTTTTTCGCATAAATAGCTCGAGCAGCAATTCGTCTCATCACAGTCATAGCCACAGTGGCGATCGGGATAGAGAGGGCAGTCCTCACACCGGCGCCAAGACCGAATCTAAGTCTGCCTTCAGGCAATCGCGATTCCTCCCCACAATTGGTCGCAACCGCTCAACCACTGTTGCTAGCGAAGGTAACCCGCTGGATGAGGGAGTGTCTCCAACCGCAACAGCCAATCCGTATTTCGTTCATCAGGGGCAACCTTCCTTACAGCATCGCAATGACGGCTCGGAGCCTTCCTCTCCGCCGGACACTCCAGAGCTACAGGTCGACGGTGTCTCCGCCGCCGAGCAGGCCACGACTGCCAACAAAACCGAATTAGCTCGAAAACTTCGCCGCGTCGCTTCCGCCCCGAATGCACAGGGTCTGTTTGCTCGGGGCGACAATGATGGACGCCCTCAGACAGCTGAAACTGGAAACCAGCCCCCAGTGGAAGAAACCGACTCTCAGATCACTATCGCGGAGGATACAGTTGGGAGTCTCGCCGTACCTAAACTTGGTGCCGATGGCAAGATCCCGAGTCCCGGCGAGATTCGCAACCAGGTTGCCTTCCGCAGAACGTATAGCTCCAACTCGATCAAAATTCGGAATGTGGAGGTTGGCCCAAGTAGTTTCGACAAGATCAAGTTGATCGGCAAAGGTGACGTGGGGAAAGTTTATCTCGTTCGCGAAAAGAAGACGAGCCGCTTATATGCTATGAAGG TCCTTagcaagaaagaaatgatCAAACGAAACAAAATCAAGAGGGCTTTGGCCGAACAAGAGATCCTCGCCACAAGTAACCATCCTTTTATTGTCACGCTTTACCACTCTTTCCAGTCCGAGGATTATCTCTACTTATGTATGGAGTATTGTAGCGGTGGTGAATTTTTCCGAG CTCTTCAGACCCGTCCAGGGAAATGCATTTCCGAAGACGCGGCGCGGTTCTATGCGGCGGAAGTTACAGCCGCTTTAGAGTACCTCCATCTCATGGGCTTTATCTACCGTGACCTAAAGCCAGAGA ACATTCTTCTGCATCAGTCTGGTCATATAATGCTGTCAGATTTCGACTTGTCCAAACAATCGGGTCCTGGTGGTGCACCCACCATGATTCCGGGGCGGAGCGGCAACTCGACGACGTCTTTGCCCACCATCGACACAAAGTCCTGCATTGCCGATTTCCGGACGAACTCCTTTGTAGGAACGGAGGAGTACATTGCACCGGAGGTTATCAAGGGCTGCGGACATACCAGCGCAGTTGATTGGTGGACCCTTGGCATCTTAATTTATGAGATGCTTTACGGCACAACACCTTTCAAGGGTAAGAACAGGAACGCAACGTTTGGAAACATCCTCCGAGATGACGTACCATTCCCTGAACACGGGGGAGCCCAGCAAATTTCCAA TATGTGTAAGTCTTTGATCCGTAAGTTGTTGATTAAAGATGAGACGAAGCGTCTTGGAGCTCGTGCTGGTGCCTCGGACGTCAAGACCCACCCGTTCTTCCGGCAAACACAATGGGCACTTATTCGCCATATGAAGCCACCGATGATTCCTCATCAAAGCCGAGGAACGGATACTCTAAATTTCCGCAATGTTAAAGAAAGCGCCAGCGTTGATATTGGCGGCAGCAACCCTACCAAGATGAAGGGTGTCCCCATGGATTCGGGTCTTGCCACGCCCAATGGGGAAGTGAACGACCCATTTGAAGAGTTCAACAGTGTTACTCTTCATCATGACGGAGATATGTAA